The Fundidesulfovibrio terrae genomic sequence TCGCCAAGCAGGCTGAGAAGGAAGGCTTCAAGCAGGTCGCCAAGCTCTTCCGCGCCGCGGCCGAGGCCGAGACCGTGCACGCCCACACTCACCTGCACACGCTCAAGGGCGTCGGAGCCACCGCCGACAACCTGAAGGCCGCCATCGCGGGCGAGACCCACGAGTTCGAGAGCATGTACCCCAAGATGATCGAGGAGGCTAAGGAAGAGGGCAACAAACAGGCCGAACGCTCCTTCCGCTACGCCAACGAGGTGGAGAAAGTCCACGCCGACCTCTACTCCAAGGCCCTGGCCGATCCCGCCGGGCTCAAGGAAACCGAGTATTACATCTGCTCGGTCTGCGGGTACACCTGCGAGGACCACGCCCCGGACAAGTGCCCGGTCTGCCAGGCCGCGTCCAAGGCGTTCTACACGGTCGGCTAGTGTCGCAAGTTTGAAAAACACGAATATGTTTTTCAAACTTGAAATCGATGGTTTTTCTTGGTTGCGTCTTGGATTCGCACGGACGGATTCCAGGGGCGCAACACGAGGAGACGTTCATGGATAAGTGGGAATGCCCCTGCGGCTATGTCTACGACCCGGCCGAGGGCGACCTTGAGCACGGCGTCAATCCCGGCACTGCCTGGGATGACGTGCCGGGCGACTGGGTCTGCCCCAAGTGCGGGGCGGAAAAGGAATATTTCGAGAAGGTCGGGGAGTAGCCCGGCCTTTCCCTGGCGAACGAAAGCCCCGGGCGCGAGCCCGGGGCTTTTTAGTTTTCGTGTCGAGGCGCTTCGCGAAAGCTGAACCAGTGCTTCAACTTCGTTGGCGGCCGGGGATGCGTGAAGAGGTTCCGGGAATCCGCCCTAGGCCCGCGCCAGGCCGTTGCCGTCCAGCAGCGTGAACCACGCCTGGATGACCTCTGGGTCCCATTGGCTTCCGGAGCCCTTCTGGAGGATGGCGCGCGCGGCATCGACGCTGCGCGCGTTATGATAGGCGCGGTCGGAGGTCATGGCCTCGAACCCGTCCACGACGCTGACCAGGCGGGCCAGGAAGGGGATGTCCCCGCCCTTGAGCCCCTCGGGATAGCCCGAGCCGTCGAAGCGCTCGTGATGGTGGTAGACGATGGGGAGCACCCGGGTCAGGCTTTCCACCTTGCTCAGGATGGTGCGCGCGATGGCCGGATGCTGGCGCATGATGGGCAGTTCTTCCGGTTCGAGCGCCCCGGGTTTGTTGAGGATGCTGTCCGGGACTCCGATCTTGCCCACGTCGTGGAGCACTCCCGCCGTGCGCACCAGGTCGATCTCGGCCTGGGTCAGCCCCAGGTGGGTGGCGAGCTTGGCGGCGTAGCGGCTCACCCGCTCGGAGTGGCCCCTGGTGTAGGTGTCCTTGGCTTCCACGGCGTGCACCAGTGAGAAGACGATCTCGTCGTTGACCGTCTTGAGCCGCGTGCAGGCGCGTTGGCTTTCGAAGCAGAGCGAGGCATGGGCCGCGAACAGCGTCAGGAGCTGCAGGTCGGAAAAGGAGTAGGGCTGGCCCGAGTCCGAGCGCAGGGCCACCACGGCCCCGGGGGAGCCGTCCGGACCGGACACGCAGACCCCGATGGCCGAAACCGGGATGGATCCCCCTTTCACGTTCTGGCCGAACGCCTCGCGCAAAAGCGGTTCCTCCAGGAGCATGGGGCGGCCCCGGGCGGCCAGCGATCCGGCCAGGGACTCGAACCAGGTCCGCACGCCGGGGTATTCGCGGAAATAGGGACCGATGAGCACGTGGTTTCCGCATTTGGCCGCGGCGGAGCCGTTGGAGCCCTCTTTGTAGAAGAAGGCGATGCCGTCGGGGGCGAAGGCCGAACGCACCTGGGAAAGGAATTCCTTGATCAGGGCCCTGGTGTCCTTGCGGGAAGACATGGCGCTGGAGAGATCGAGCATGCGCGAGAGGTCGCTGACCGCGTCCTGCTGCGTGCGCAGGGAGCGCTCCTTGAGGGCCTTGAGCACGGCGGCGCGAAGGTCCTCCACGCGGAAGGGCTTGAGCAGGTAGTTCACCGCGCCCAGGCGCACGCATTCCACGGCGTTGTCGATTGTGCCGTAGCCGGTGAGCACGATGACGTCCGTGCCCGGCGCGATGCGAGAGGCGGACTTGATGAGGTCCATGCCGCCCGCTCCGGGCATGCGCATGTCGCTCACGATCAGGTCAAAAGATTCTTGTTCGAGGAGGGCTGCTGCTTCGAGCCCGTCGCGCGCTGTGACGACCCTGGATGCCAAGCCGGAAAGAGCCTCAGCGCAGACTTCAAGCAGGTCAGGCTCGTCGTCCACAAGCATGATGCAAGGTCCGGCCTTGTTCATGGTCTTGCTGTCCCCGGTATAGGTTTTTCTCGCCCGTGAAACGGCCTTACTCCAAGGGAACTCCATTTGTCCAGTATATCGCGGACTTCTGATTTTGGCGGCGCGGAAAGATTACTGGGCGGTTTCCTTTTATGATCGGATGATTTAGAAGTCGCCCACACGTTTGTTTTACCCGCAACCCAATCCCACGGTGAGCATGCGTCAGGAGCCAACCCAGATAGCCACGGAGCGGATGCGCGCTCTCATCGAGAGCATCGAGCATCTTCCGTCCGCGCCCGCGTCCGCCAGGCGCCTCCTGGCCATATCCACTCAGGAAGCGCCGGACATCGCCGTGCTGGTCGAGGCCCTGGAGGCCGACCCGGCGGTTTCGGTGCGCGTCCTGCGCCACGCCAATTCCGCCGGGTTCAACCGCTCCGAGTCCATCTCGGACATCCGCCAGGCCGCCATGTTCCTGGGCACGGACATCGTCTGCAACCTGGCGCTGTGCGTGTGCGTGCGCGAGGAGTTGCTCAAGTCCTTCGAATCCGGGGACACGCCCGTGCGCGAAATCTGGCGGCACAGCCTGGCCTGCGCCTGCGCCGCCAAGCTCTTGGCCGAGCGCTGCCGCCCGAGGCTTTCCGGGGCGGCCTTCGCGGCCGGGCTTTTGCACGACTGCGGCAAGCTGGCGCTCCTCTCCGCCGAGGGCGAGAACTACGCCGCCCTCCTGGGGGACGAGTTCCTCGTGGGGAACCTGCTGGTCAAGGCCGAACAGGAAGCTTTCGGGGCCGACCACTGCCTGGCCGGGAAATGGCTTCTGGAACGGTGGATGCTCCCGGAAGCGTTCATCGAATCCGCCTGGATGCACCACCAGCACGCCAGCGCCCTGCTCGGGGTGGGAGAAGCCTCGGTGGTCAGTCTTATCGTGGCCTTGGCCGACCGTCTGTCCCACGAGGCCATGGGCACGCTTCAGGCCGGGGCCTACGACGCCGAATGCCTGGGATGCGCCGCCGGGCTCGGACTCAGCGGACCGGCTGATCTGAACGCGGTGCGCGAGGGCATCGGCAAGTATTTCGCCGAACGGGCCGGCCTGTTCGACCTGAGCGAGGACGCGGCCGCCTTCTACTGCAACGCCCTGGGCCGGGCCAACCGGCGCCTGGGCGGGGCGAACCTGGCGCTTTCCGGCAAGAGCGTCCTGCTCGAGCGCGACGTGCAGTCCCTGCGCAACGTGGCCCTGGCCGGGGTCGAGCTCACCCGGGCCGATACGCCCCAGGACGTGCTCTTCGCCCTGGCCAGCTGCATGCGCGAGCGTTTCGGGGCTACCGACGGCTTCGCCTGCCTGACGGACCCGGCCCTTCTGATCTCCAGGGGGCACGCCTGGACCGTGGGCACAGGCGTGCGGCCCGTGACCCTTCGCCTGGACCTGGGGCTCGACCCTCTGCCCGAGGACGCGGCCACCGTCCACCCCAAGATTTCCGGCAATCTCTCAGGATGCCGCACCCGGGCGAGCGCCCTGTCAGGACCTGAAGGCCCGCCCATCCACTATCTGGACGGGGTGGCCATGGTGGGCGTCACCGAGGGCGGGG encodes the following:
- a CDS encoding rubrerythrin family protein; this translates as MSKSEKNLWEAFAGESQANRKYLAFAKQAEKEGFKQVAKLFRAAAEAETVHAHTHLHTLKGVGATADNLKAAIAGETHEFESMYPKMIEEAKEEGNKQAERSFRYANEVEKVHADLYSKALADPAGLKETEYYICSVCGYTCEDHAPDKCPVCQAASKAFYTVG
- a CDS encoding rubredoxin, with translation MDKWECPCGYVYDPAEGDLEHGVNPGTAWDDVPGDWVCPKCGAEKEYFEKVGE
- a CDS encoding HDOD domain-containing protein; protein product: MRQEPTQIATERMRALIESIEHLPSAPASARRLLAISTQEAPDIAVLVEALEADPAVSVRVLRHANSAGFNRSESISDIRQAAMFLGTDIVCNLALCVCVREELLKSFESGDTPVREIWRHSLACACAAKLLAERCRPRLSGAAFAAGLLHDCGKLALLSAEGENYAALLGDEFLVGNLLVKAEQEAFGADHCLAGKWLLERWMLPEAFIESAWMHHQHASALLGVGEASVVSLIVALADRLSHEAMGTLQAGAYDAECLGCAAGLGLSGPADLNAVREGIGKYFAERAGLFDLSEDAAAFYCNALGRANRRLGGANLALSGKSVLLERDVQSLRNVALAGVELTRADTPQDVLFALASCMRERFGATDGFACLTDPALLISRGHAWTVGTGVRPVTLRLDLGLDPLPEDAATVHPKISGNLSGCRTRASALSGPEGPPIHYLDGVAMVGVTEGGEAFGELLYLPVGGMLSHEERAAVSLLAQLAAQAFRRLELVKRCEARSERLSEVMRSMQDMNDKLLKTQRLAAVGQLAAGAAHEINNPLAIISARAQLMEMREPDPVKKKGLRQMVEQIERISAILGSLMDFARPASPRMEVMNPRDVMDRVLGLTEGGLVSQGVAVKRDYKPSVPDIKADPRQMEQVLLNLVLNAQHAMEGRGGSLSAGISYSPASDAVTFTMADTGEGIPSENLDKIFDPFFTTKGEGKGTGLGLSTAYGIIQAHKGRIGVESVPGRGTTFTVVLPRDPAGQALAPGGTAEHRTPRQAVLVVDDERHIREILRESLESKGYAVEVAEDGEKALELLRANRYRLMILDIRMPSRDGLSLMREAATFARPATPVLVLTGLASEQEILEARNLGAAACLRKPFQVEELLAEVKRLLGDEQGR
- a CDS encoding HD domain-containing phosphohydrolase, with amino-acid sequence MNKAGPCIMLVDDEPDLLEVCAEALSGLASRVVTARDGLEAAALLEQESFDLIVSDMRMPGAGGMDLIKSASRIAPGTDVIVLTGYGTIDNAVECVRLGAVNYLLKPFRVEDLRAAVLKALKERSLRTQQDAVSDLSRMLDLSSAMSSRKDTRALIKEFLSQVRSAFAPDGIAFFYKEGSNGSAAAKCGNHVLIGPYFREYPGVRTWFESLAGSLAARGRPMLLEEPLLREAFGQNVKGGSIPVSAIGVCVSGPDGSPGAVVALRSDSGQPYSFSDLQLLTLFAAHASLCFESQRACTRLKTVNDEIVFSLVHAVEAKDTYTRGHSERVSRYAAKLATHLGLTQAEIDLVRTAGVLHDVGKIGVPDSILNKPGALEPEELPIMRQHPAIARTILSKVESLTRVLPIVYHHHERFDGSGYPEGLKGGDIPFLARLVSVVDGFEAMTSDRAYHNARSVDAARAILQKGSGSQWDPEVIQAWFTLLDGNGLARA